A window of the Pelagicoccus albus genome harbors these coding sequences:
- a CDS encoding Hsp20/alpha crystallin family protein: protein MNKELAKTEQNDRQEEAPVYRKPKYVVHSEENAYRLEVHLPGVSKDGARITLDGNILTIEADPSAAHSQDWQTFRRERPEGSFRLNLELNVDIDGDGIKAEVQDGVLSMLLPLAAKAAKRAIEIQ from the coding sequence ATGAATAAAGAACTAGCGAAAACTGAGCAAAACGACCGGCAAGAAGAAGCCCCGGTGTATCGCAAACCTAAATACGTAGTTCATTCCGAAGAAAATGCATACCGCTTGGAGGTTCATCTTCCAGGAGTATCTAAAGATGGCGCTCGTATCACGCTCGACGGGAATATTCTGACGATCGAGGCTGACCCTAGCGCAGCTCATTCGCAGGATTGGCAAACGTTCCGCCGCGAACGTCCCGAAGGAAGCTTCCGGCTCAACTTAGAGCTGAATGTGGACATCGATGGGGACGGAATCAAAGCGGAAGTCCAAGACGGCGTTTTGAGTATGTTGCTTCCGCTTGCAGCCAAGGCGGCGAAGCGAGCCATAGAAATTCAGTAG
- a CDS encoding DUF3857 domain-containing protein encodes MRFTSLLATSLLIASSLIPKLAAATATSNPNGEMMEIPIVELSSDQRQQEREAIICSDQGKALWTQHNLRIQNFGPDYRVFQDTEYDENAFDEQQLLLVKNEKSQIRVEVLATRVGYMPEVTLDSIDGNFRAYLKDLKVKKLETGRKKFGDLEWNTYTFRSRYSNKTALDQRYQTYRNGYLYTLYFWSFKGESNHEEIKAESERIASKIEFADENRFTYVEGLKAVETLANPSLGISLDLKDQRLAIGEEVSTENDAHWFCFSPTDAMLVTFNPILLGPNKLSMNEVVRGFEVAIGGNFSSDREKKQRSFKVGDYTCKEFAGPWTNEEGQVAQVVIRIIKGQKSALLLNTLSYAHSLDTVKERADAYLETLVFKDPVEPPPTSPAIAEFQSGFYNGVGVFNFQQGNPNKATRYFQESYNLKPDLLGVAVNLAHTLLAQGKIDEALQICETELAKNSDNLRLLSIQGSCYFQIGRTQEAIESYRKLIFEYGVSADETLNEYYSLLFSRGENKTLYEDVSKAEEMAGQTLAIRYWKIVALRDNGNLDQALELSEELVSNIPDNYQFAELHVDVLLKVQENAAALEYCHYAIEELGLTQMRYYEAVCHLAMQRYASAKDSLDACLAAYPAHAQAMGLLSQIHTLMGGTDPSLFSNPIPAVPYAETIDQLELAVDQERLSRKGAYAVMHGLAYEFHKNQRQRKTLYQLFKVLDEDAVLELSELEQSFNPNFERIYVNEAKVLSEDGEVLAEADPSQFYLTNNEAESIVSEKRNLHIPFPGVRKGCLVKLVLTYETNQPVEEFQFANPVISGIFPRRVAFAQVNGDIDSLSYQSNLDDFVFEKSDNSLLWYIPEPNSYDRVEHQPDSKLFLPTVWIGPAEKSWQTLGDTYYSEIESQLTETDSRCGDIVKDLDIGDGNERQKVDALFKYISDQYTYKALLFGPRSTQPNQIGKILTNRYGDCKDHTVLALHLLREMGIEAWPALVDTNRQAIAEVPSLYQFNHMILYVPSIEENPFIDPTDYPNGKSYRPRYLDDQIALIVTPKGSSLKVIGGLRPEDNQMEINRAVKFTDTKEIEVHEKVTAHGHSAAFIRQFLRGAPDNERITILQSYLRLAEPSLYLSNLEVQNLDTPQLPIELDYSYTADKSFASEGGTLRGRAPSTWDNLVFYNERSTEPRRIPFRINSPVEISLQLDVSVPESFHFSRDELLQTVEASSSFGAVVRTAHQTGAHTSFDYQITLNGDTYASDRYEDYIEHAENAKRLLAPDLVLSKKPL; translated from the coding sequence ATGCGTTTTACCTCCCTCCTCGCTACCAGCCTCCTAATCGCTTCCTCACTCATTCCCAAACTCGCCGCGGCGACAGCGACAAGCAATCCGAACGGGGAGATGATGGAGATCCCAATCGTCGAACTCTCAAGCGATCAACGCCAACAAGAGAGAGAGGCCATCATTTGTTCGGATCAAGGGAAAGCCCTTTGGACCCAGCACAATCTCCGTATCCAAAATTTTGGCCCCGACTATCGAGTCTTTCAAGATACGGAGTACGACGAGAATGCATTCGACGAGCAGCAACTTCTATTGGTCAAAAACGAAAAGAGCCAAATCCGAGTCGAAGTCCTAGCCACACGGGTCGGCTACATGCCCGAAGTCACCTTAGACAGCATCGATGGTAATTTTCGCGCCTACCTAAAAGACCTGAAGGTCAAAAAGCTAGAGACGGGACGTAAGAAATTTGGCGATTTAGAATGGAATACATACACCTTCCGTAGTCGCTATTCCAACAAGACCGCCTTGGACCAAAGGTACCAGACCTACCGAAACGGCTACCTCTACACCCTCTACTTCTGGTCTTTCAAAGGAGAAAGTAACCACGAGGAAATCAAAGCGGAATCCGAACGAATCGCTTCGAAGATAGAATTTGCCGACGAGAATCGTTTCACCTACGTCGAAGGCCTGAAAGCGGTTGAAACCTTGGCTAATCCGAGCCTCGGCATTTCGCTGGACCTGAAGGACCAACGACTCGCGATCGGAGAAGAAGTATCCACCGAAAATGACGCTCATTGGTTTTGCTTCAGCCCTACCGACGCCATGCTTGTTACCTTCAACCCGATTTTGCTCGGCCCCAACAAGCTAAGCATGAACGAGGTAGTGCGCGGATTCGAGGTCGCCATCGGGGGTAACTTCAGCTCCGACCGGGAGAAGAAGCAAAGAAGTTTCAAAGTCGGCGACTACACCTGCAAAGAATTCGCCGGTCCCTGGACAAACGAAGAAGGTCAGGTAGCCCAAGTAGTCATACGCATCATAAAGGGGCAAAAGAGCGCCCTGCTCCTCAATACCCTCTCCTACGCTCACTCGTTGGATACAGTAAAGGAAAGGGCTGATGCCTACCTGGAAACACTCGTATTCAAAGATCCTGTAGAGCCACCTCCTACGTCCCCCGCCATCGCCGAATTCCAATCTGGATTTTATAACGGGGTTGGCGTTTTCAATTTCCAACAGGGCAATCCTAACAAGGCGACCCGTTACTTCCAAGAGAGCTACAATCTGAAGCCCGACCTCCTGGGCGTCGCCGTGAACTTAGCCCATACCCTGCTCGCTCAAGGCAAGATAGACGAAGCCTTACAAATCTGTGAAACCGAGTTGGCTAAAAACTCGGACAACCTTCGCCTCCTCTCCATCCAAGGCTCCTGCTACTTTCAGATTGGTCGCACTCAGGAAGCTATAGAGTCCTATAGGAAACTAATTTTTGAATACGGAGTCTCCGCTGACGAAACACTCAACGAGTACTACAGCCTCCTCTTTTCGCGTGGAGAAAACAAAACCCTCTACGAGGATGTTTCAAAAGCAGAGGAAATGGCAGGACAAACCCTCGCCATCCGCTACTGGAAGATCGTAGCTCTCCGCGACAATGGAAACCTAGACCAAGCGCTTGAGCTGAGTGAGGAGCTCGTATCCAACATCCCAGACAATTACCAATTTGCCGAGCTTCACGTGGACGTGCTCCTAAAAGTGCAAGAGAATGCAGCGGCTCTCGAATACTGTCACTACGCCATCGAAGAGCTTGGACTAACGCAAATGAGATACTACGAGGCTGTCTGCCACCTAGCGATGCAACGCTACGCCTCGGCAAAGGATTCTTTGGACGCCTGCCTAGCCGCTTATCCCGCCCACGCCCAAGCCATGGGACTGCTAAGCCAAATCCACACCCTTATGGGTGGGACGGATCCAAGCCTTTTCTCGAACCCGATTCCAGCGGTGCCCTATGCAGAGACGATTGACCAGCTAGAGTTGGCAGTCGATCAGGAACGCCTTTCTCGCAAGGGGGCCTACGCCGTCATGCATGGCCTCGCCTACGAATTCCACAAAAACCAACGCCAACGCAAAACACTCTACCAGCTCTTTAAGGTTCTGGACGAGGACGCCGTTCTGGAACTCAGCGAATTGGAACAGTCCTTCAATCCGAACTTCGAACGAATCTATGTCAACGAGGCTAAAGTGCTTTCCGAAGACGGAGAGGTCCTCGCCGAAGCGGATCCGTCCCAATTCTACCTGACCAACAACGAAGCGGAATCAATCGTCAGCGAAAAACGCAATTTACACATTCCCTTTCCCGGAGTCCGCAAAGGATGCCTCGTAAAGCTCGTCCTTACCTATGAGACGAACCAGCCAGTCGAAGAATTCCAATTCGCCAATCCCGTCATATCCGGAATCTTTCCGAGACGAGTAGCATTTGCTCAAGTAAACGGAGATATCGATAGCCTTAGCTACCAAAGTAATCTCGACGATTTTGTATTCGAGAAATCAGACAACAGTTTGCTCTGGTACATCCCAGAACCCAATAGCTACGATCGAGTTGAACATCAGCCGGACTCAAAACTGTTCTTGCCAACCGTGTGGATTGGTCCCGCGGAAAAGTCCTGGCAAACTTTAGGAGACACCTATTATTCGGAAATCGAATCCCAACTTACCGAAACAGATTCCCGCTGCGGAGACATCGTTAAGGACTTGGACATAGGGGATGGAAACGAGCGTCAAAAAGTAGACGCGCTCTTCAAATACATCTCCGACCAGTATACCTACAAAGCCCTCCTCTTCGGCCCTCGATCGACTCAGCCAAACCAAATCGGAAAAATCCTGACGAACCGATACGGTGATTGCAAAGACCACACCGTATTGGCCCTTCACCTACTCAGAGAAATGGGTATCGAAGCTTGGCCCGCCTTGGTCGACACCAACCGCCAAGCAATCGCGGAAGTACCCAGCCTCTACCAGTTCAATCACATGATCCTTTACGTACCGTCGATCGAAGAAAACCCGTTCATCGATCCCACGGACTACCCCAACGGGAAATCCTATCGGCCACGTTATTTAGACGATCAGATAGCGCTAATCGTCACTCCCAAGGGATCGAGTTTAAAAGTGATTGGAGGCCTCCGCCCCGAAGACAATCAGATGGAGATAAATCGGGCTGTTAAATTTACGGACACCAAGGAAATCGAAGTACACGAGAAGGTGACGGCCCACGGTCATTCGGCCGCCTTCATTCGCCAATTCCTAAGAGGAGCTCCCGACAACGAACGGATTACCATTCTGCAAAGCTATCTCCGCCTAGCCGAGCCATCCCTTTATCTTTCGAATCTTGAGGTCCAAAACTTGGATACACCCCAGCTGCCAATCGAACTCGACTACAGCTACACCGCCGACAAGAGTTTCGCTAGCGAGGGCGGCACCCTGCGCGGCCGAGCCCCTTCTACTTGGGACAATCTCGTCTTCTACAACGAACGCAGCACGGAACCTCGACGCATCCCATTCCGCATAAACTCTCCAGTCGAGATCTCCCTCCAACTCGACGTCTCTGTGCCGGAGAGCTTTCATTTCAGTCGCGACGAGCTGCTTCAGACTGTAGAAGCGAGTTCCTCCTTCGGAGCGGTAGTTCGCACCGCCCACCAAACAGGCGCTCATACAAGTTTCGACTACCAAATAACGCTTAATGGCGACACTTACGCCAGCGATCGCTACGAGGACTATATCGAACACGCGGAAAACGCCAAACGACTTTTGGCCCCAGATTTAGTTCTCTCCAAAAAACCGCTCTAG
- a CDS encoding Do family serine endopeptidase has translation MKRFYPITIAMAWAASSMLAVGCAKSLELNVDSQAIDRSEHFAPHSYANMLQKATPSVVSVHTARIVKVARGGSTPQDEFLRRFFGVPTPRYEQQSEPQEQLQPQGIGSGVIVSEDGYIITNNHVVSDQRGDTADEILVQLSDGTELEAEIIGNDPLTDVAIIKVEAKDLPAITIADSDNIAVGDVVFAIGNPMEVGLTVTQGIVSATNRSIGIYGDRGYESFIQTDASINPGNSGGALIDSQGRLVGINSAIISRSGGNIGIGFAIPSNLAISISQQLADSGEVRRGFLGVSIADVTPDIAEAFGMENTKGVLINDVEEDSAADAGGLERGDIVTAVDGKTVESANQFRIRIGHTAPETTIELQLLRDGEPMTLELEVGSASGRLAMGANELLDGVEVSTVDEEASQSYRIPSNVEGLVISSVSAESPYARSLIEGTVIIEINDRKVETVSDAREAIKSGVNKLFVYSRGRTGYLALRVE, from the coding sequence ATGAAACGTTTCTATCCAATCACCATAGCCATGGCTTGGGCAGCGTCCTCGATGCTCGCAGTCGGATGCGCAAAGTCCCTCGAGCTAAACGTCGACAGCCAAGCCATCGACAGAAGCGAGCACTTCGCTCCCCACAGCTATGCAAACATGCTGCAAAAGGCTACTCCCTCAGTGGTCTCCGTCCATACCGCCCGCATCGTAAAGGTCGCCCGCGGTGGATCGACTCCGCAAGACGAGTTTCTGCGTAGATTTTTCGGAGTTCCCACTCCCCGCTACGAACAGCAATCCGAACCGCAGGAGCAGCTTCAGCCGCAAGGTATCGGTTCCGGAGTTATTGTTAGCGAAGACGGCTACATCATTACCAACAACCACGTAGTAAGCGACCAACGCGGCGATACGGCGGACGAAATTCTCGTGCAGCTTAGCGACGGCACTGAGCTTGAAGCCGAAATCATCGGCAACGACCCGCTCACAGACGTAGCCATCATCAAAGTAGAGGCCAAAGACCTGCCCGCAATTACTATTGCCGACAGCGACAACATCGCAGTGGGCGACGTCGTCTTTGCTATCGGTAACCCAATGGAAGTGGGACTCACCGTAACGCAGGGAATCGTCTCCGCCACCAACCGCTCCATCGGGATTTACGGCGACCGAGGCTACGAGAGCTTCATCCAAACAGACGCCTCGATTAACCCGGGGAATTCTGGTGGAGCCCTCATCGATTCCCAAGGAAGACTGGTGGGGATCAATTCCGCGATCATCTCTCGCAGCGGCGGTAACATCGGGATCGGCTTCGCCATTCCATCAAATCTAGCCATCAGCATTTCGCAGCAATTGGCTGACTCAGGAGAGGTCCGCCGCGGCTTCTTGGGAGTGAGCATCGCGGACGTTACTCCTGACATCGCCGAGGCTTTCGGAATGGAGAATACCAAAGGCGTACTCATAAACGATGTGGAAGAAGACTCGGCGGCGGATGCCGGAGGATTGGAACGAGGAGATATCGTTACCGCCGTGGACGGGAAAACCGTCGAGTCGGCCAACCAATTCCGTATCCGGATCGGACACACGGCTCCCGAAACAACGATCGAATTGCAGCTCCTCCGTGACGGAGAACCGATGACTCTAGAGCTAGAGGTCGGTAGCGCCAGCGGTCGACTAGCCATGGGAGCAAACGAACTTCTAGACGGAGTTGAAGTCTCGACCGTTGATGAGGAAGCCAGCCAAAGCTATCGAATCCCCAGCAACGTGGAAGGGCTCGTCATTTCAAGCGTTTCAGCTGAGTCACCCTATGCACGTAGCCTAATCGAAGGAACGGTGATCATCGAAATCAACGACCGAAAAGTGGAAACCGTTTCCGATGCGCGTGAGGCCATAAAAAGCGGCGTAAACAAACTTTTCGTCTACAGCAGAGGCCGCACGGGATACCTCGCCCTGAGAGTCGAATAG
- a CDS encoding outer membrane beta-barrel protein — MKLSKALFALVAAGLVGTLSASPFYVAGGVYSASVEESFDAVSDLDLDDNDTVPALFFGVSFMDHFAVEAGYYDLGSYSSQLDNEVITADSEALAVNVVGSFKVVKLFDLYGKFGLAHVTSDLEFNSDTIEAFDDSSTDPYYGVGANLNVGQNIDIYAEYVRFASDLEVDLGGVGIRFHF; from the coding sequence ATGAAATTATCAAAAGCTCTATTTGCACTAGTCGCAGCAGGACTCGTCGGGACACTTTCCGCGAGCCCCTTTTACGTGGCGGGAGGCGTTTACTCCGCTAGCGTCGAGGAATCATTCGATGCTGTTTCCGACTTAGATTTGGACGACAACGACACTGTCCCTGCTTTATTTTTCGGGGTCAGTTTTATGGACCACTTTGCGGTGGAAGCCGGATATTACGACCTCGGCAGCTACTCGAGCCAACTGGACAACGAAGTGATCACCGCTGATTCAGAGGCCCTCGCAGTCAACGTCGTGGGTTCCTTCAAAGTGGTCAAACTCTTCGACCTATACGGCAAATTTGGACTCGCCCACGTCACGAGCGATTTGGAGTTTAACTCCGACACCATCGAGGCCTTCGACGATTCTTCGACTGATCCCTACTACGGCGTGGGAGCCAATCTTAACGTCGGGCAAAACATAGATATCTACGCGGAATACGTCAGGTTCGCATCCGACCTGGAAGTCGATCTTGGTGGAGTCGGCATCCGTTTCCACTTCTAG
- a CDS encoding TonB-dependent receptor plug domain-containing protein, producing MKHTTKLHQNTLPRVATGALALGAWLLVSPLGYAQDDTEEEQVFELSPFTVEGAEEEGYRATSTLAGTRLRTNLKDVGSAISVVTGKFLQDTGSNNSEDLLVYTTGTEVAGQGGNFAGLGDGAMLNDGEHTSPVSNTRVRGLASADNLRDYFLTDIPWDSYNTDRIDLQRGANSILFGIGSPAGIINNTTNTANFDDSNKVGIDIGSFDSYRVSLDMNREVIEDVLAVRFSALLDDKKYRQDPAFRKDERIFLAMRWEPELFDSDSANTSITANFETGDIEGINPRLTPPQDAITPWFEEMDQATYAWQDSNQVTTLGTDRYSPWVGAAGGRIYDGNVVVFDSASDSTQSFAFPAAPQNYPAVSDSSLNDTSNGSYKGILNYNQVGKNLGLPGSVISPYKNKSLTDASIFDFYNNLIEGENRQNNSEFEAYNVKVGQTFLDNKVGLELVYDYQDTSWDYKNFLAYDAATITVDIMETLIDGSPNPNVGRPMVVGGGGSAGSGSTARQRENWRFTAFGELDFNDVLEPDSGLAKILGSHTFTYSRTDQTINEVTKSWNNWYVGSGYAPTAGSSVGQASRDATTITYLGSDLRGLSSASGLYLSRLTAIQEAESTSVIQWDTTTQSYVTYDLPIVNPNSSDYTDATRPLTQLLEYEEDITSDVFVWQGYLFGGDIVPMFGWRKDVDVNANSGAAVKLDGIVTGLDGAYTDEVEGQTRTYSLVAHLPQSLAEKLPWGIQLSAFYNESSNFRPDAGRRDILGQPIPSPTGETKDYGISVSAFDGKFNLKINKYETSVTNDTLAGELGGAYYIGAGEAWGQAAAYNLLNNTGNWPAGENYGTTSAASAYGAGNILRWQPSDEFLVDPSDSSLGYTQEAIDAGYAIQAAAVEDWYANQLPAEFLAAWGMNDYATGGGSWSMNSVAVTGDTLSKGTEYELNMNPIDGLNISINASKTSAKRLSLAAAYTDWIESRYEALQGPMGDMRIWGGGNWVLTPNAGGTVRTDYENQVLPPYQLALALNGSEVPELRPWSFNMVTNYAFQDGKFEGTNVGFGYRWQDKSVTGFALNDTEDGYDVDNKYYGPSEDAVDLWIGYQTSIRNDSVDWKIQLNLRNAFATKDLIPITVQPDGSPAAYRIPEPTTFTLSNTFEF from the coding sequence ATGAAGCATACTACAAAACTACACCAAAACACACTCCCGAGAGTGGCCACTGGCGCTTTAGCGCTGGGTGCTTGGCTCTTGGTTTCCCCCTTGGGTTATGCCCAAGATGACACAGAGGAAGAACAGGTATTCGAGCTTTCGCCCTTTACGGTAGAAGGCGCGGAAGAGGAAGGATACCGCGCAACCAGTACCTTGGCGGGAACTCGCTTGCGCACTAACTTGAAAGACGTCGGTTCGGCTATCTCCGTGGTGACCGGAAAGTTCCTCCAAGACACTGGTTCTAACAATTCGGAAGACCTATTGGTCTATACCACTGGAACCGAAGTCGCAGGACAAGGCGGTAACTTCGCAGGCTTGGGCGACGGAGCAATGCTCAACGATGGTGAGCACACTTCTCCTGTCTCCAATACTCGGGTACGTGGACTCGCCTCTGCCGATAACCTTCGCGACTACTTCCTGACGGACATTCCTTGGGATTCCTACAACACCGATCGCATCGACCTGCAACGTGGCGCGAATTCCATCCTTTTTGGTATCGGCTCTCCTGCGGGTATCATCAATAACACTACGAACACTGCCAACTTCGACGATTCCAACAAGGTCGGCATCGATATTGGTTCTTTTGATTCCTATCGCGTATCTTTGGACATGAATCGCGAAGTGATCGAGGATGTGCTTGCTGTTCGTTTCTCGGCTTTGTTGGACGACAAGAAATATCGCCAAGATCCCGCTTTCCGTAAGGACGAACGTATCTTTTTGGCGATGCGCTGGGAGCCCGAACTTTTCGACTCCGATTCTGCTAACACAAGTATCACTGCCAATTTCGAAACGGGCGATATCGAGGGCATCAATCCTCGACTAACTCCGCCTCAGGACGCCATCACTCCTTGGTTCGAGGAAATGGATCAGGCGACCTATGCATGGCAGGACAGTAATCAGGTTACCACGCTGGGAACCGATCGCTACAGCCCGTGGGTAGGGGCTGCAGGGGGAAGAATCTATGATGGTAATGTGGTCGTTTTCGACTCAGCCAGCGATAGCACGCAGAGCTTCGCATTTCCCGCGGCTCCACAGAATTATCCTGCCGTTTCGGATTCTAGCCTTAACGACACTTCCAACGGATCCTACAAGGGCATTCTCAACTACAACCAGGTTGGCAAGAATCTTGGCCTTCCTGGATCCGTTATCAGCCCTTACAAAAACAAGTCGCTAACGGATGCTTCGATTTTCGATTTCTACAACAACTTGATCGAAGGCGAAAACCGTCAGAACAACAGCGAGTTCGAAGCCTACAACGTCAAGGTTGGTCAGACCTTCTTAGACAACAAAGTTGGCTTGGAATTGGTTTACGACTATCAGGATACCAGCTGGGATTATAAGAACTTCCTCGCCTACGATGCGGCGACTATCACGGTCGACATCATGGAGACCTTGATAGACGGATCTCCCAACCCCAACGTCGGCCGCCCGATGGTGGTAGGCGGTGGTGGCTCTGCCGGCAGCGGCAGTACTGCTCGCCAGCGCGAAAACTGGCGCTTCACGGCTTTTGGCGAACTTGATTTCAATGACGTACTAGAGCCAGATTCCGGGCTAGCAAAAATTCTCGGAAGCCATACTTTTACTTACAGCCGAACCGATCAGACTATCAATGAGGTTACCAAGAGCTGGAATAACTGGTATGTAGGTAGCGGATACGCTCCGACTGCCGGGAGCTCGGTTGGTCAGGCTTCTCGCGATGCCACCACCATCACGTACCTTGGCTCAGACTTGCGCGGATTGAGCTCGGCTTCGGGACTCTACCTCAGTCGGCTCACCGCGATCCAAGAAGCTGAGAGCACATCGGTTATCCAGTGGGATACAACCACCCAAAGCTACGTCACCTACGACCTGCCGATCGTCAATCCGAACTCCTCTGACTATACGGACGCAACTCGTCCGCTCACCCAGCTCCTTGAGTACGAAGAAGACATTACTTCCGATGTATTTGTATGGCAGGGTTACCTGTTTGGCGGCGACATCGTTCCGATGTTCGGTTGGCGCAAGGACGTGGATGTGAACGCGAATTCAGGTGCCGCAGTAAAGTTAGACGGTATCGTTACCGGCTTGGACGGAGCATACACGGACGAAGTAGAGGGCCAAACCAGAACCTACAGCTTGGTTGCCCACTTGCCGCAGTCCCTGGCAGAAAAGCTCCCTTGGGGCATACAGTTGTCCGCTTTCTACAATGAGAGCTCAAACTTCCGCCCAGACGCAGGTCGCCGCGATATTCTCGGTCAGCCTATCCCATCTCCAACAGGGGAAACCAAGGACTACGGAATCAGCGTTTCTGCCTTCGACGGTAAGTTCAACCTCAAGATCAATAAATACGAAACCTCGGTTACCAATGATACTCTCGCTGGTGAATTGGGCGGAGCGTACTACATCGGTGCCGGTGAGGCATGGGGTCAAGCAGCAGCCTACAACTTGCTCAACAACACGGGGAATTGGCCAGCCGGAGAAAACTACGGCACCACTTCTGCCGCCTCCGCTTACGGAGCTGGCAACATCCTCCGTTGGCAGCCTTCTGACGAGTTCCTAGTTGATCCTAGCGATTCATCTCTTGGATACACTCAGGAAGCAATCGACGCCGGTTACGCGATCCAGGCAGCAGCTGTGGAAGATTGGTATGCAAACCAATTGCCAGCTGAGTTCCTCGCGGCATGGGGTATGAACGACTACGCCACAGGTGGCGGTAGCTGGAGTATGAACTCCGTAGCCGTGACAGGTGATACTCTCTCCAAGGGTACCGAGTACGAACTTAACATGAACCCAATTGACGGGCTCAACATCTCCATCAACGCTTCCAAAACCTCGGCCAAGCGCCTCTCTTTGGCAGCAGCCTACACGGACTGGATCGAGTCTCGCTACGAAGCCTTGCAAGGGCCGATGGGTGACATGCGCATCTGGGGTGGCGGCAACTGGGTCTTGACTCCAAACGCTGGTGGAACAGTGCGTACCGACTACGAAAACCAAGTGCTTCCTCCTTACCAGCTAGCGCTTGCTCTTAATGGATCCGAGGTGCCTGAACTTCGTCCATGGAGCTTCAACATGGTAACGAACTACGCCTTCCAGGACGGCAAGTTCGAAGGAACGAACGTAGGATTCGGTTACCGTTGGCAGGACAAGAGCGTAACTGGTTTTGCCCTCAATGACACCGAAGATGGATACGATGTAGACAACAAGTACTATGGTCCTTCGGAAGATGCAGTCGACTTGTGGATTGGTTACCAAACCTCCATACGGAATGATTCTGTGGATTGGAAGATCCAGTTAAACCTCAGAAATGCGTTTGCCACCAAGGATCTGATACCGATCACGGTACAGCCCGACGGATCTCCCGCGGCATACCGTATTCCTGAGCCCACTACGTTTACGCTTAGTA